In Planctomicrobium piriforme, the genomic window GAAGAGTTTCAACGCGTCCTGAAGGCTTCTGGAGTTTCCTGGAGCGAGGCGTCGTTCGATAATGATGACCGAATCAAGATAAACCAGAAAATCTATGAGCTTTCCCATCAGCTCATCAGGGATTTCTTTTCACCTGAAACCTGGAGCGCTGATGCGGAGGTGGTCATTGCAAACGTGGTATGGCTGAGGCAGGCGTGGGCGATACCGTTCGATCCCCAAGCGACTCACACTGCGAATTTCAATGTTTCGAAACAGGAGACGATACCGGTTTCCATGATGATCAAGACAGATCAACTGGACGCGTTCGCATCGGAATCTTTGAACTGCGACGGCGTGATTCTGCCCTATGCCGTTCCGGAGATCGTGGCCATTGTAATTGTTCCGCGAGAGATCGACGGACTGGTCAGGCTGCTCGAAAAAATAGACAACAACAGTTTGGATGCGACGATTGGCTCGGCTCGTTCTTCGAGAACAACGGTTCAGTTGCCGCGTTTCGATGCCGAGGCGGAGCTGGATGTCTTGGAAGCCTTGAAAAAGATCGGATTTCCACTCGGAGAAATTGAACTGACCGGGATGTTCAACGGACCAAAAGTTCGCCCCTCGCTGATCGCACAGAAGTCCCGGCTTTCGGTCAATGAAACCGTGACTGAGGCGGTGGCCGTCACAGGCAGTACTTATTCGCCTTCTTCGGTAAATGTCGAGCCTATAAAACTGATTAGTGCAGACCGCCCTTTTCTATTTGTTGTTCAACATGTCAAGACGCGCGCTTTGCTCTTTGTTGCAACTGTATCGACCCCGACGAGAGCGAAATGATGTCTGCGTTGAGGGTATTCAATTGTGAGTATGTGTAGCGTCGCTCCACATCACGGAGGCGGTTCAAGCGTTGTCAGAACGTCTGAGGTTGTGTCAAAAGCTTCGCTAGGCGCTCGCCGGCATGCTTGGTTCCAATTACGTCAGGGCTGCGGGAGAATAAACGTGAGAAAAAGACGGATGGGTCAGTTGGGACGGATATTTGTTATGCTGAGCTGGTTGCTTGTCTTCATTCCTCATGCCTGTGTCATGGCGGAGGAATTGGACGGCACTGGCTTTACATTTCCGGGAGAGGATCCTTCCGAGAAACTGGTTGAAATGGAATCGCCTGACGCTTTGTCGGAGACCAGCCTTCATGGAATGCTGGAACAAAGCAAGCAAATTATGGAGAACCTTGAGCGAGCGAATGAGCTCGCCGCCGAACTTCAGGTTCGCCTTGGACGGGTATGGTCGGTAGGTTCATACAGTCATTCTCCGGCAAATGCCGCCGTCGCTGCACCGGCTGGAATGCCAAACGTCGGGAAAGTCTATTTGATCGTGGCTGCCGACACCCGGCCGATGAGCGGAGGGACCGCAAATGCTATTCGTAGCGGAACACGGAATAATGCGGATACCATTACTCGACTGGTTAAAGGCCAGACGAAGGCAAAGTTTAATGGAGCCGACGTTGACATCCTTGCTCGAAGCTCTTCTTTGTTGGATTCGAATTTCAACCGTCAACGGCTTCTTTCGGAGATTCAAGGAGTGCCGTCGACGGTGGATGACGTTATTTTTGTCTATATCGCATGTCACGGCGCTTTCGCGGTGCCAAGCAATTTTCCGGTTTTCCAGATGCCCTTAGACTCCCAGCACGCGAGCGGGACGAGCGATAGATTGATTAGCCGAAGGGAGATCATTTCCGCCTTGGCTGCCAAGCAATCAAGGCAATGGATTTTGATTTCCGATAGCTGCGCTTCCACGATCCGCGCCACCCCTCAACTTGAACTTGCCGAGGTAGCGACCGCATTTCCTTCCGAACCTACCACCAACGCACTCGCGAAGTTGTTGTTTTTCCATAGAGGTTCAGTAGACATCAACGGATGTTCGCCGGCGCCGGCCACGATGAATGATCGCCAGGAGAACGCGAATAGAGGGCAGATCGGTATCTACTCCACAGGCAGCGATGCCAGTGGATATTTCACTTCCGTATTCGCACGAGCCTGTTTGTGTCTGAGTAAGGATCCACCGAGTTGGTCCGCACTTCTCAATGACTCGAACCGTCGTCTGAATGAAACTGTCAAGTTTGGCGTCCAGGTCAACGGAATCAGCGGTCCAGTGACTCGACAGACGGCGATTCATTTTTCTCACTGATTCTCCGTTGCGACCAGCGGGGCGATAAGAATCCTTTTTTGACGTTTTTTCTGGAGAGAGGACTCACCAATGAAAAATGCGGTTATCTATTCGGCGGTATTGCTATCCGTGTTTTATTTAATCTGTGGAAATGCCGAGGCGGGAGGTCACCGAAGAATGCATCATGGTGCACCGGCTCTGGGACTGGGGTTTTTGAATCTCATCGGTACCGGGCTGCTTCAACAGAATGATTCGATTTTGAATGATGTGCTTCGGCAACTTTTGGGAAAGTTGAAAGACGACGCCGATAATGGCGACGATGGAAGCGTAATGGTCGCCAAACGGGACGTTGTGCCGAATCCCGATCTGGTTGCGGCCAACTCGCGAATGGATCGCGTACTCAGCAAACTCGGAATTGAGGCTCCGCATTTCGATGAAGAGCAGCACCAAAACCAGACAAATTCCACCGATGAAGCGTTCGACGACCCGGTTGTCATACCTGATGGATTTACTTTTCCCAAGTGACGAAATATTGCTTCGCACATGCTGCTATTTCGCCCGAATGGATTTCCATTCGGGCGTTTTTTCGTAGGTTTTTAGAAAACGCAGACCGGAAAAGCCAATCCGTATCGGCCCGTCGCGGATGAACGACTCCCCAAGGGCTATCGCCTGATTAGAGCATTTCGCTCAGTCGTCCGCTCCTTGCAGTGCACGTCTCGATGGTAGAACGATTGAATTCCGCGTGGCGGAACAGGTCGGTTAAAAGAAAAACTCGATGTATACACGGCATGTTTCATCGCGGTGAGACGAAGACATGCCGGAGACGTCCTCACCTGGCTCGTCCATCTGTTCTGAATATTCCGGCTTCCGTGTGCAATCACGCGTCGATTTCAATTGCTGATTCGTTTTGCTGCAAGGCTTGCTTGCCGCCGAACGATATTTTTTCCGTACCAC contains:
- a CDS encoding serpin family protein; protein product: MHRTEVGAAILLLTIAAVAFGDSCLAQDSVPTGAKIEREVVYFAPQSKSTSSSGTFLPGTAVQILRLWQREEAWWVLVESTDGRKGWVEINAFLKKDDHTGAPANTAHQVASRLRVPSNPQRMNNLGIWFLRNAQNGSDNAIVSPCGIWSNLRVLEQAAGPSSNSTVARLIGPNLSSNLPVDLPEVESSDMLFVRKGLSLTEEFQRVLKASGVSWSEASFDNDDRIKINQKIYELSHQLIRDFFSPETWSADAEVVIANVVWLRQAWAIPFDPQATHTANFNVSKQETIPVSMMIKTDQLDAFASESLNCDGVILPYAVPEIVAIVIVPREIDGLVRLLEKIDNNSLDATIGSARSSRTTVQLPRFDAEAELDVLEALKKIGFPLGEIELTGMFNGPKVRPSLIAQKSRLSVNETVTEAVAVTGSTYSPSSVNVEPIKLISADRPFLFVVQHVKTRALLFVATVSTPTRAK